From Astatotilapia calliptera unplaced genomic scaffold, fAstCal1.2 U_scaffold_199, whole genome shotgun sequence:
AGTCCTGTGTGCAGTCCATTCAGGGACAGATCGGGGAGCTGCAGGGGGTTTCACATATTCAGGTGTCTCTTCAGGACAAAGCAGCGCTGATTGTTTTTCAGCCTCTTCTAGTCACACATGAAGAGCTGAGAGACAAAATTGAGGACATGGGCTTTGATACTGCTTTGTTATCTGAGGACCCATCAGTAGAAGATTTAAGTTTCTGGCAGAAAAAGGAGGTGGATGCCTCCACCCAGACTGTAACCATTTTGATTGGAGGGATGACTTGCAGCTCTTGTGTGCAGACAATAGAAGGGAGGATCTCTCAGATGACTGGAGTGCGGTTCATAGCGGTGTCCCTGGAGGCGGAAAAGGGAACAATAACCTTTGATCCCTATTTGACAGAGCCAGAGCAGCTCAGGGCAGCTATTGAGGACATGGGCTTTGACGCCTCacttaaccctcctgccatcctttaaaaaactcacacccatcaccctaggggtcattctcagccacgccataaaaagaccatatatccatattttattccactttaaattagccaaccttgtaaaactacttctccctgaaatattcatgtaaagttttaattatattttcgttgttttaacccttcaaatcccagtgttattacatgagcgccctgtgttataagccccaaaaaccaaaaaacgaaactaaatatttccacaaaaaaccagttgaagtaatatgtgattgtcattataagtaggcctttaaatggaccaaagattggcaccaacatacattttgacctgccattattttttttgcattttttttgcaatttaaaaattaaaacttcaaggccctgagtcttcattgacatccaagaaaagaagaaaaaataaaatcatatgatgataatttggggttgaaaaatagcgtttataatggaagtcaatgggcagaaaatggtccccagggtgatgggtgtggggatttctgctgctaagccattttaggctgatttaaggaattcacactggaatattaacattgacaggtaaaaactatcctgtggcaagtttggttatattccactgaacacagtggaaatggcagccatttaacacatagcagtggcacaaaaaggtcccaagaaggcaggaaggttaaaggtaggtaacaaaaataaatgtttgcttaatgaagcttttaaaaaatatattattttaggattatttcagttttctttttcagtgtgtcAAATCTTAATAAATAGTGAGGGTGACAACtgactgaacatccagggaacagttagcatttgtttttgccatcctgtttttctttaacatcTTACTTGAGCTCCGCAGCACTTGGTCCAGATCACAACCTAAAGATCCCAAAACTTCTCCAACATAAAGGGACACAAACACTCAGGAACTAGATACCTTACCCATTAGTTCACATGGTAGCAGGTGTTAGCTTGACTCCAGCTGATCAGGCTTGGACAAGAAGTtgtgcattttaatttattttgggtAGAATTTGGCACAGGTTGGTGCATTTTTTCCCTATCCCTATCTTTCCATTTCTGAGTTTGTACATCATTTCCCCAAATCCTCTCATCTGGTCTCAGTGCCTCTCACCAGAGATGCAAGAACAGTAGCACAGCTGGATCATCTGAccaatttttaatttgttatggCCCACTGCTGTATTGGCTGATCTCAGGTGTCAGGGCAAGACAGAAACAAGaggtaaaaagtaaaaaagtaaagtctacattttatgcaatataataataataataataataataataataataataataataataataatctttattattattattattattattaaaggcaTACACAGACCAATGGgatgaacatgaaaaacaactCTCATGCCTCAGTGGCACCTCATCTCTTCATCTGGTATTTCTGTCAGGCAAGGAGTGAGTTGGGAACTCAAGTATCTTTGAACTAGTTTTTACACCCGAGGTATAAAAGCACTCATTGTTTGATGTCCTTGGAGGGGTTTGCTTTCATTTAGGAAATGTCTGCCATTAACCGTAAAATCGTGTACATGCTATCTAAAGGGTTTCTTAGAAGAGGTATGTTGTTTAGAGTAAACCAGAAACTCAACGGTTACTCTGGGAACCAGACAACTGTACTCCTCAGTGAAACTCTGAGAGCCCTTATCCTTACCAGGGCTTTAATTGCAGAAACAGCCTGCCAAGATGAGGGATTAATGCAGGCAGATTATGAACAAAttctttaatttctctttatCTTGCTCAGCTCTCAGTGTCAGGTTTTATTGGCCTCTATTGGCCTCTTATTGGGATAGAAGTTATATATCATGTGGTTGTATATCATATGCCAGTGAGCTGTAAAAAAGTCTATCCAAATTTCTCAAACTAAGCAAATGCTTGGttattttctcttctgcatTATCTGTTTAGCAGAAGGTGTGGGAGAAGATTGTGgacttaaagtaaaaaaaataaaataaatccagcTTGCTTTAGAAATGCCATTCATGCTCGTTTCCAATTCTGTGCTTTGAAGCTATATGAGAATTAAACAATCAAAAATCattcctgtttactttgtgcgCCTTATATTTCCAGTACAACAGGGAATCATGCCACCTGCAGATGTTCTCTGACGACCGAGTTGTTAGTTCCTACCATGTTATCCAATCCATtaatccatttgtttcactgtgaAGGCATACAATGTTTTAAAGAGTTCAAGCAAACAAGTAACTTATGTTCCTATTGCTTTAAAGTTTGGAGATGACCCATGGAAAATAAGGCTTTTTCCTAATTTGTGTGAACCTGACCGTTGACCTTGAAGCATTACATACTAAAGTTTTATATCTTTACCCTTGTCTTCTATAAGTTGTgaaagtttgacattttaagATATATTCATGCATGCGTGATTTTGCAAAACTTTATGGCGTCACTGTGATGCCTCTCCAGGCCTTTTCACAGGATATATTACTTGATATTATTCCTTGAAGTGTTTTTTCCAAGGTCAACTTTGACCTTAAACAATAAATGTCAATGTTAAATACTTAGCCAACCTAGGTACTCATGTCCCACAGGGCCTAGTATATTGCTGTGAAATCTGAAAAATTATGGGTGATATAAAGATTTTACTAACTTTCACATCTGGTATGACCTTGACTTTGACCGATTTTCTTGAAAATTTAATCACCTTGAGCTGTTATTGGTATCTATTGGTTATTGCTATCTACCATCACACAAAATTCGAAAACTCTGGTTGCCACactgctaacaaacagacaaaaaaaatgaatgaaagagaTTATATCCTCCCTCCCTTCAGGAAGAGAATAGgatgagtttttaaaatttctagTTGGACTATGGTGATTGAAGATTCTAAGTTGAGCCTCATAAATCTGTAGAGCTACAAACTTATATGGCGCCTCCatatttttttgtcctttcagAACCTATAAAGAGTGTTCAGAGTCATGAAAAGTCCCAGCCTGTAAGCTTTGGACTTTCTGACATGTCAACAAACAGGCCTGTAGTCAGCAATGGGACGGGTTCACAGGCACCATCTGCAAGTTCGCCTGAGATAAAAGCACAGAAATGCTTCATCTGCGTTACGGGGATGACCTGTGCCTCCTGTGTGTCCAACATCGAGAGGaacctgctcaaacacagaggTGAGCGACTTCCAGGGATGAGGCATTTGAATTGAGATGAAGATTGTTGATAAAGTGTACTGTGTTTGTTAACCAGGAATCTTCTCAGTGTTGGTGTCGCTAATGGCCGGTAAGGCAGAGGTGAAGTATGATTCACATGTCCTGGATGCTACTGCAGTGACTGAGCTCATCAAAGACTTGGGCTTTGGTGCCAAAGTGATTGAGGATAATGCAGTAGCACATGGAAAGCTGGACCTCACTGTAAGTCTGCGGGACACCATATAATGCAGAATTTTGTGCAAATTCCACATCACATGTATTTCACATGCAGATAACAGGCATGACGTGCGCATCATGTGTCCACAACATCGAGTCCAAGCTCAACTTAACCAGAGGGATCCTCATGGCTTCGGTCGCACTGGCAACCAACAAAGCTCAGGTTGAGTTTGACCCAGAGGTGCTCGGACCTCGGGATATTATCAAGCTCATCCAGGTGTTTATCACAGGACTTTTAAAAGCTATCTTAAACCTACAATTTTTTACACATGCAATTTCACACCTTGGAGTTTCTCCTCATTTCAGGGTCTTGGATTTGAGGCCAGGCTGGCTACATGGCAGCGTCCCCAGCAAACCATGTGGAAGTCAACCTGACCGCGTAGCTACTCATGCAGCAAGGTGGT
This genomic window contains:
- the LOC113017725 gene encoding copper-transporting ATPase 2-like isoform X2, coding for MMQENDHDIEKQGFENLAYEYGSQTELCPPPKAASRASFKLQRITSEHEVHIIQTRICSLNGIIAVTWSVPNSLAKVDYDASVIPTKEIALELQTLGYSVESVVQIRVDEPIKSVQSHEKSQPVSFGLSDMSTNRPVVSNGTGSQAPSASSPEIKAQKCFICVTGMTCASCVSNIERNLLKHRGIFSVLVSLMAGKAEVKYDSHVLDATAVTELIKDLGFGAKVIEDNAVAHGKLDLTITGMTCASCVHNIESKLNLTRGILMASVALATNKAQVEFDPEVLGPRDIIKLIQGLGFEARLATWQRPQQTMWKST